The following proteins are encoded in a genomic region of Desulfosporosinus youngiae DSM 17734:
- a CDS encoding GntR family transcriptional regulator has translation MPQIPKIDNEELSDKARKVMIAMLRDGAFEKTGRLPSEELLAQKLGVSRSVVRDVLAALEGQGFITRRRGIGTIINNHVLQVASRLDLEKEFLEEIADVGYIPKIAYVKPSMSKAGPIAAKHLGVNEGDGLIVVERLILADQKPAILCVDHIPQKLVMDPTYQTSDLEPPIFQFLERFCHCSVEMDLTKIEPCLADQNLAAALGVPEGSPILYLDEVGYDIQQRPVLWSKEYYAPGILEFTVLRRKV, from the coding sequence ATGCCACAGATTCCTAAGATAGATAACGAAGAGCTGTCCGATAAAGCCCGTAAAGTCATGATTGCCATGCTGCGTGACGGTGCGTTTGAAAAGACGGGGAGGCTGCCTTCGGAAGAGCTTCTTGCCCAAAAACTAGGGGTTAGTCGAAGCGTTGTCCGTGATGTGCTTGCCGCCTTAGAAGGTCAGGGTTTTATAACCCGGCGCAGGGGAATCGGGACGATCATCAATAACCATGTTCTTCAAGTTGCTTCGCGACTCGATTTGGAGAAGGAGTTTCTCGAAGAAATTGCCGATGTGGGATATATTCCAAAGATTGCTTATGTAAAACCCAGTATGAGTAAGGCCGGTCCAATCGCCGCGAAGCATCTTGGGGTTAATGAGGGGGACGGACTAATCGTTGTTGAACGGCTCATTCTTGCCGATCAGAAGCCGGCCATCCTCTGTGTTGACCATATACCTCAGAAATTGGTGATGGACCCAACCTATCAGACCAGTGATTTAGAGCCGCCCATTTTCCAGTTCCTGGAGCGTTTCTGCCATTGTTCAGTCGAAATGGATCTCACGAAGATAGAGCCTTGCTTAGCCGATCAGAATCTGGCAGCCGCTTTGGGAGTTCCTGAAGGAAGTCCCATCCTGTACCTGGATGAGGTGGGGTATGACATTCAACAGCGGCCGGTTCTATGGTCCAAGGAATATTATGCACCTGGAATTTTAGAATTTACTGTTTTAAGGAGAAAGGTTTGA